Within Deinococcus actinosclerus, the genomic segment GGCGGCGCTGCTGGCCTTCGGGTACGGGCATTTCCTGATGCTCTCGGGCATCATCGTGCTGTCGGCGGGCATCAAGGGGGTGGTGGCGCACCCGCTGGGGCACGCACCCGCGCACGACCCGTGGCATCTGGGACTGGGCCTGAGCGTGTACCTGCTGGGCGACAGCCTGTACCGCCGCCTGCTGGGCCTGGGGGCGCTGCGGCCCCGGCTGGTCACGGCCGGACTGGTGGCCCTGACCGTTCCCCTGGGGCAGCACCTGGGCGGCCTGTGGCAGCTCGCGGCCTGCGTGGTGGTAATGACCGGACTGCTGGTGCTGGAACGCCGGAGCTTCACGCGCCCTTCATGACGTGAGGCCCGCTTGACTTCGCGCGCACTCGAAGGCGTACGGTGCGGTCATGTCCGCCCCAGCTCCACTCAGCATCCAGGAGGCCGCCGCGCGGCTGGGCGTCAGCCCGCACACCCTGCGCTACTACGACCGCGAGGGCCTGCTGGACGTTCCGCGCGCCTCGGGGGGCGAGCGCCGCTACAGCGAACGCGAACTGACCCTGCTGCGCTTCCTGCTGCACCTGCGCGGCACCGGCATGGGCATGGCGGGCCTGCGCGCCTACATGGCCCTGGTGCGCGAGGGCGAGCACACCGCCCCTGAACGCCGCGCGCTGCTTGTCAGGCACGAACAGGAGGTCGAGGCCCGACTGCTCGACCTTCAGGCGGACCTCAGCGCCATCCGCGCCAAGATCGCCCGCTACGACGCGCACCTGGGCTGCGACGGCGCGCCCGCACGACCCGTGCTGGACGGCCCCGTCCTGGCCGCGCAGCGGGCCGCCCCGCCGGAGGTCAACGCTTGAGCAGCCCTGTCCCTTCGCCTCCGACCGGCGCTGCACCGTCCAGTCCGCTGCGCCTCACGGTGGGCCGCTGGCTGGGGAGCTACCCCAGCATCACCGCGCTGCTGCTCCTCCTGGGCCCCTACCTGCTGGGTCACTCCCCCACGCCGCTCGTGGCCCTGCTGCTGACCGCCCTGCTCGTCCCCATAACGCACTACGTCGTGTTCCCGCTCGTCGAGCGGCTGACCGGCGGCTGGGTGCGCTTCCCGGCGCGGCGCGGCGCACCACCGCGTGGCCCTGCCCGTCTGGGCCGTCACCTATCCCCTGATCGCCGCCGTGCCGCCGGTGGTGCTGCCCGTCCTGGCCGGGCGCGCCCCCATCCCCCTGATCACGCTGGCCGTCACGCTCACCGCCGTGCCGCCGTCCAGTCCCTCGTGATCCTGCCCCGCCTGATACCGCGCGCCCGCCCCTGGCTTCCCGGCGCGCAGAGGAGCCCCGCATGACCCCCACCACCCCACTCCCCACCCGCCACCTGCGCGACCTGACCGTCTCGGCCCTGGGCCTGGGCTGCATGGGCATGAGCGCCTTCTACGGCCCCACCGACCGCGCGCAGAACCTGGGCACCCTGGACCGCGCCCTGGAGCTGGGCGTCACCTTCTACGACACCGCCGACATGTACGGCCCGCACACCAACGAGGAACTCCTCGGCGACTGGCTCCAGGACAAACGCGACCGGGTGGTGCTCGCCACGAAGTTCGGCATTCAGATTGCCCCGGACGCGCCCGGCGGGCGGCGCATCAACGGGCGGCCCGGGTACGTCCGGCAGGCCATCGAGGGGAGCCTCAGGCGCCTGCGCACCGATCACGTCGACCTGTACTACCTGCACCGCGTGGACCCGGAGACGCCCATCGAGGACACCGTCGGTGCGATGGGCCAGCTCGTGCA encodes:
- a CDS encoding MerR family transcriptional regulator; translation: MSAPAPLSIQEAAARLGVSPHTLRYYDREGLLDVPRASGGERRYSERELTLLRFLLHLRGTGMGMAGLRAYMALVREGEHTAPERRALLVRHEQEVEARLLDLQADLSAIRAKIARYDAHLGCDGAPARPVLDGPVLAAQRAAPPEVNA